The Saccharopolyspora gloriosae genome has a segment encoding these proteins:
- a CDS encoding NADH:flavin oxidoreductase yields MASLDEPFAVGDLRLPNRIAMAPMTRMQSPGGVPGRNVADYYARRAANQVGLIITEGTYINRAAAQEHDGVPHFHGERALAGWAQVAEQVHQAGGKIIPQLWHTGVTRADAEPPAEGPSGLGLDGTPNGKAMTQQDIDGTVAAFAEAAAAAERIGFDGVELHGAHGYLIDDFLWSRTNRRTDRYGGDPASRARFATEVVQAVRAAVSPGFPVFFRLSQWKLNNYDARIADDPDELAALLTPLADAGVDAFHASTRRYWLPEFDGSELNLAGWARKLTGKPTVTVGSVGLDQQFGEGGGLAEGYSQQAGVTGIEQLLERLERNEFDLVAVGRTLLSNPDWAAKALRGELTGIVAYDPSMLATLD; encoded by the coding sequence ATGGCCAGCCTGGACGAACCGTTCGCCGTGGGCGATCTGCGATTGCCGAACCGGATCGCGATGGCCCCGATGACCAGAATGCAGTCCCCGGGCGGCGTGCCGGGCCGGAACGTGGCGGATTACTACGCCCGCCGGGCGGCCAACCAGGTCGGTCTGATCATCACCGAGGGCACCTACATCAACCGCGCCGCCGCCCAGGAGCACGACGGCGTGCCGCACTTTCACGGCGAGCGGGCTCTGGCCGGCTGGGCGCAGGTGGCCGAGCAGGTGCACCAGGCGGGCGGCAAGATCATTCCGCAGCTGTGGCACACCGGCGTCACGCGCGCCGACGCCGAACCGCCCGCGGAAGGCCCGTCCGGGCTCGGGCTCGACGGCACCCCGAACGGGAAGGCCATGACCCAGCAGGACATCGACGGCACGGTGGCCGCCTTCGCGGAAGCCGCCGCGGCCGCGGAGCGGATCGGGTTCGACGGCGTCGAGCTGCACGGCGCGCACGGCTACCTGATCGACGACTTCCTGTGGAGCCGCACCAACCGGCGCACCGACCGCTACGGCGGCGATCCGGCCTCCCGCGCCCGCTTCGCCACCGAGGTCGTGCAGGCCGTCCGCGCGGCGGTCAGCCCGGGATTCCCCGTGTTCTTCCGGCTTTCGCAGTGGAAGCTGAACAACTACGACGCCCGCATCGCCGACGACCCGGACGAGCTGGCGGCGCTGCTGACCCCGCTGGCCGACGCCGGGGTCGACGCCTTCCACGCCTCCACCCGCCGCTACTGGCTGCCCGAGTTCGACGGCAGCGAGCTGAACCTCGCCGGCTGGGCGCGCAAGCTGACCGGCAAGCCCACCGTCACGGTCGGCTCGGTCGGCCTGGACCAGCAGTTCGGCGAGGGCGGTGGCCTGGCCGAGGGCTACTCGCAGCAGGCCGGCGTGACCGGCATCGAGCAGCTGCTGGAACGCTTGGAGCGCAACGAGTTCGACCTCGTCGCGGTGGGCAGGACGCTGCTGTCCAATCCGGACTGGGCGGCGAAGGCGCTGCGCGGCGAGCTGACCGGCATCGTGGCCTACGACCCGTCGATGCTGGCCACCCTGGACTGA
- a CDS encoding oxidoreductase has protein sequence MSQNRPKTMLPHELDGKRAVVTGGSRGIGAAIAQNLLDAGATVITAARKSTDETPAASKFVPADLSTTEGVREFADTALSILGGVDIVVNCAGGCRAFQSALDIENDWQHTMDVNFLSAVRVNAALVPSMREAGGGVIVHMSSTATISSYPMILHYAAAKAALEVYNKGLAVELAPDGIRVVSLCPGNVETPGADEARDKIVEYLGQDPAAAEETDWAAEVPLGRIGRSQDIADAVTFMVSERASWITGSNLVIDGGKSAT, from the coding sequence TTGAGCCAGAACCGCCCCAAGACGATGCTTCCGCACGAACTCGACGGCAAGCGAGCCGTGGTGACCGGCGGCAGCCGCGGCATCGGCGCCGCGATCGCGCAGAACCTGCTCGACGCCGGCGCCACCGTGATCACCGCCGCCCGCAAGTCGACCGACGAGACGCCCGCCGCGTCCAAGTTCGTGCCTGCCGACCTCAGCACCACCGAAGGCGTGCGCGAGTTCGCGGACACCGCGCTGAGCATCCTCGGCGGCGTGGACATCGTCGTGAACTGCGCCGGTGGATGCCGCGCCTTCCAGAGCGCGCTGGACATCGAGAACGACTGGCAGCACACGATGGACGTCAACTTCCTGTCCGCGGTGCGGGTCAACGCCGCACTCGTCCCGTCCATGCGCGAGGCGGGCGGCGGGGTCATCGTGCACATGTCGTCCACCGCGACGATCTCGTCCTACCCGATGATCCTGCACTACGCGGCGGCCAAGGCCGCGCTGGAGGTCTACAACAAGGGCCTCGCGGTCGAGCTCGCACCGGACGGCATCCGCGTCGTGTCGCTGTGCCCGGGCAACGTCGAGACACCGGGCGCGGACGAGGCGCGCGACAAGATCGTCGAATACCTCGGCCAGGACCCGGCAGCGGCCGAGGAGACGGACTGGGCCGCCGAGGTCCCGCTCGGGCGGATCGGCCGCTCGCAAGACATCGCCGACGCGGTGACCTTCATGGTCTCGGAGCGCGCCTCGTGGATCACCGGCAGCAACCTCGTCATCGACGGCGGCAAGAGCGCCACGTGA